Proteins from a single region of Callithrix jacchus isolate 240 chromosome 12, calJac240_pri, whole genome shotgun sequence:
- the TELO2 gene encoding telomere length regulation protein TEL2 homolog has protein sequence MEPAPSRVRLAVREAIHTLSSSEDGDHIFCTLGSLKRYLGETQPPAHPGEKEEFASVHFSPVLRCLASRLSPGWLELLPDGRLEELWASFFLEGPADQAFLVLMEAIEGAAGPSFRLMKMAQLLARFLREGRLAVLMETQCRQETQPCFPLLRETLLGKVVALPDHLGNRLQRENLSEFLPQNYFRLLGEEVIRVLQAVVDSLQGGLDSSVSFVSQVLGKACIHGRQQEILGVLVPRLAALTQGSCLHQRVCWRLVEQVPDRAMEAVLTGLVEAAQGPEVLSRLLGNLVVKNKKAQFVMTRKLLFLQSRLTTPMLQSLLGYLATDSQRRPLLLQVLKELLETWGSSSAVRHTPLLQQRHVSKAILICLVHLREPELRDNRDELLASMMVGVKCRLDSSLPAVRHLGMIVAEVISARIHPEGPPLKFQYEEDELSLELLALASHQPAGDGTSEAGTSLTAATAEPPAETPAEIVDGGVPQARLAGSDSDLDSDDEFVPYDMSGDRELKSSKAPAYVRDCVEALTTSEDVERWEAALRALEGLVSRNPTATREVSVELAKVLLHLEEKTCVVGFERLRQRALVAVTVTDPAGVADYLTSQFYALNYSLRQRMDILDVLTLAAQELSGPGCLRRALHPGSPSPGTRCLQVAAASQPGSAVASDWRVVVEERIRSKTRRLSKGGPRERPAGSPNRFSSVAGHFFFPLLQRFDRPLVTFDLLGDDQLVLGRLTHTLGALMCLAVNTTVAVAMGKALLEFVWALRFHVDAYVRQGLLSAVSSVLLSVPAVRLLEDLPDELLEARSWLADVAEKDPDEDCRTLALRALLLLQRLKNRLLPSASP, from the exons ATGGAGCCAGCACCCTCAAGGGTCCGACTTGCCGTCCGGGAAGCCATTCACACCCTCTCGTCTTCGGAGGATGGCGACCACATTTTCTGCACCCTGGGGTCCCTGAAGCGGTATCTGGGTGAGACACAGCCTCCAGCTCACCCCGGGGAGAAGGAGGAGTTTGCCTCCGTCCACTTCTCGCCGGTCCTCAGATGCCTTGCCAGCAGGCTGAGCCCGGGCTGGCTGGAGCTGCTCCCCGACGGCCGCCTGGAGGAGCTGTGGGCCAGCTTCTTCCTGGAGGGCCCCGCGGACCAAGCCTTCCTCGTGCTGATGGAGGCCATCGAGGGGGCCGCAGG CCCCAGCTTCCGGCTGATGAAGATGGCACAGCTGCTGGCTAGGTTCCTGCGAGAGGGCCGGCTGGCGGTGCTGATGGAGACACAGTGTCGGCAGGAGACGCAGCCCTGCTTCCCCCTGCTCCGGGAGACgctgctgggcaaggtggtggcCCTGCCCGATCACCTGGGCAACCGCCTGCAGCGGGAGAACTTGTCTGAGTTCTTACCCCAGAACTACTTCCGCCTGCTCGGCGAGGAGGTCATCCGGGTGCTACAGGCTGTCGTAGACTCTCTCCAAG GTGGCCTGGATTCCTCTGTGTCCTTTGTGTCCCAGGTCCTCGGGAAGGCTTGTATCCACGGGAGGCAGC AGGAGATCCTGGGCGTGCTGGTGCCCCGGCTGGCGGCGCTCACCCAGGGCAGCTGCCTGCACCAGCGCGTCTGCTGGCGCCTGGTGGAGCAAGTGCCGGACCGGGCCATGGAGGCGGTGCTGACCGGACTGGTGGAGGCCGCGCAGGG GCCTGAGGTCCTGTCGCGACTGCTGGGGAACCTGGTGGTGAAGAACAAGAAGGCCCAGTTTGTGATGACCCGGAAGCTTCTGTTCTTACAGTCCCGGCTCACG ACACCCATGCTGCAGAGCCTGCTGGGCTATCTGGCCACGGACAGCCAGCGGCGCCCTCTCCTGCTGCAG GTGCTGAAGGAGCTGCTGGAGACGTGGGGGAGCAGCAGTGCCGTCCGCCACACGCCCCTGCTGCAGCAGCGCCACGTCAGCAAGGCCATTCTCATTTGCCTGGTGCACCTCAGGGAGCCGGAGCTGCGGGACAACCGGGATG AACTGCTGGCCAGCATGATGGTGGGTGTGAAGTGCCGCCTGGACAGCAGCCTGCCCGCCGTGCGCCATCTGGGCATGATCGTTGCCGAGGTCATCAGCGCCCGGATCCACCCCGAGGGGCCTCCCCTGAAATTCCAG TATGAAGAAGATGAACTGAGCCTCGAGCTGCTGGCCCTGGCTTCCCACCAGCCTGCGGGTGACGGCACCTCAGAGGCAGG CACGTCCCTCACTGCAGCCACAGCAGAGCCCCCTGCAGAGACCCCCGCAGAGATCGTGGATGGCGGCGTCCCCCAGGCTCGGCTGGCGGGCTCTGACTCGGACCTGGACAG CGATGATGAGTTTGTCCCCTATGACATGTCAGGGGACAGAGAGCTGAAGAGCAGCAAGGCTCCTGCCTATGTCCGTGACTGCGTGGAAG CCCTCACCACGTCTGAAGACGTGGAGCGCTGGGAGGCGGCCCTGCGGGCCCTTGAGGGTCTGGTCTCCAGGAACCCCACGGCCACTCGGGAG GTGAGCGTGGAGCTGGCTAAGGTGCTTCTGCATCTGGAGGAGAAGACCTGTGTGGTGGGATTTGAGCGGCTGCGGCAGAGAGCCCTGGTGGCTGTCACGGTCACAGACCCAGCCGGG GTGGCTGACTATCTGACCTCGCAGTTCTACGCCCTCAACTACAGCCTCCGGCAGCGCATGGACATCCTGGAC GTGCTGACTCTGGCTGCACAGGAGCTGTCGGGGCCTGGGTGCCTCAGGAGGGCTCTGCACCCTGGCTCCCCGAGTCCTGGTACCCGGTGCCTGCAGGTGGCAGCTGCCTCTCAGCCTGGCAGTGCTGTGGCGTCCGACTGGCGGGTGGTGGTGGAGGAGCGGATCAGAAGCAAAACCCGGCGGCTCTCCAAG GGTGGCCCGAGGGAGCGCCCGGCAGGCAGCCCTAACAGGTTCAGCTCTGTGGCCGGCCACttcttctttcccctccttcAGCGCTTTGACAG GCCTCTGGTGACCTTCGACCTCTTGGGCGATGACCAGCTGGTTCTCGGAAGGCTGACGCACACCTTAGGGGCCCTGATGTGCCTGGCTGTTAACACCACG GTGGCTGTGGCCATGGGCAAGGCCCTGCTGGAATTCGTGTGGGCCCTTCGCTTCCACGTCGATGC CTACGTGCGCCAGGGCCTGCTGTCAGCCGTCTCCTCTGTCCTGCTCAGCGTGCCTGCGGTGCGCCTGCTGGAGGACCTGCCGGACGAGCTGCTGGAAGCCCGGTCCTGGCTGGCAG ATGTGGCCGAGAAGGACCCAGACGAGGACTGCAGGACGCTGGCACTGAGGGCCCTGCTGCTTCTGCAGAGACTCAAGAACAGGCTTCTCCCGTCCGCGTCTCCCTAG
- the LOC144578548 gene encoding uncharacterized protein LOC144578548 — translation MPKPRAGDTVWRPEDPHVDPAPDADLDPTQPDPEPNPTPDPRPPTRPGPGSRVTAARSDPRATYSLPPIRHGRPRPRTKRDRSPARWPRARVPGPRRSCRGFFGASGVGPRRPLSANLRRMPGDRAHLRLRCVETGRSLGRGRRAVGGRGLARGWGFAWGGARGRGCQPGPVRPGGWSSR, via the exons ATGCCG AAACCGCGTGCGGGGGACACGGTTTGGAGGCCAGAGGACCCGCACGTGGACCCAGCCCCCGACGCCGACCTGGACCCGACCCAACCAGATCCGGAGCCCAACCCGACCCCCGACCCCCGACCCCCGACCCGACCTGGACCCGGATCCCGGGTGACTGCAGCGCGCTCAGACCCCCGTGCCACCTATTCGTTGCCGCCGATTCGCCACGGCCGCCCGCGGCCCCGAACGAAACGCGATCGCAGCCCAGCCAGGTGGCCCCGAGCACGAGTTCCTGGACCCAGGCGGAGCTGCCGCGGATTTTTTGGAGCCTCTGGGGTGGGTCCCCGCCGGCCTCTCAGCGCGAATCTGCGGAGGATGCCGGGCGACAGGGCGCATTTGCGCCTGCGCTGCGTGGAGACGGGGCGGAGCCTGGGGCGGGGCCGGCGGGCGGTGGGTGGGCGGGGCCTGGCGCGTGGGTGGGGCTTTGCGTGGGGTGGGGCCCGAGGGCGGGGCTGCCAGCCGGGTCCGGTACGCCCGGGTGGTTGGTCCTCGCGGTAG